From a region of the Maridesulfovibrio ferrireducens genome:
- a CDS encoding RHS repeat domain-containing protein — translation MIYPGGYKLREKEGKDIPINVRLYKNSLPPEDILEMMYDVMPNSILEGPEEMDSPYYCLKEFPAHERMYPSMMSPERRALWERKLREMEYEKEYLKKTKRNLHAKFISQNPELPLVKDLRNTQYGQELLAEVARNQPRQPETGTGENIRDEQKRDSVDVEAVEAYQTKSFLIPDSEEEFSLLATERDDNGRIIYTGIVLDPEPIEREYEYDNGGRLSKVLCDNAVIEHYQYGKNGERLFAETRQTKPRLFKYGQNMQLLQAGEVKYMYDNQGRMIMKTDLGQVTRYSYLESDPLHEVHLPDGRRIEYTSDPLGRRIAKSINGKAVEKYLWQDLTTLIAVTDGEGLNPKVFSYNEEGDPVSMTFEGCTFLFATNQVGTIFMVADERGYDVKRIIYDSFGNVLLDSGVSLDVCLGFAAGLIDKDTGLVHLGYREYDPTIGRFVTPDPIGLAGGDVDVYGYCLDDPINFHDRTGLAGESEELDIEENKHEQLQRNKAFVRGHSTDTPSHKVHEKEEGFSSRVGNGLVKTVKETGRALGKIGSLAGEAGVELVGEALDETHKIVSPITHPETKKKAATYGKKVILGETSLGQELTESIKDSWNNMVEKGKETEKHQDEVNHKVFSSKWSDLYSKNSTLRKQRAKAIQEAVSPSLKEVAKAYLDTPDDRMSIAIPYLKKVKKVIKRSRVNK, via the coding sequence ATGATTTATCCCGGTGGTTACAAGTTAAGAGAAAAAGAAGGAAAGGATATTCCAATCAATGTTCGCCTGTACAAGAATTCGTTGCCTCCCGAAGACATTTTGGAAATGATGTACGATGTGATGCCGAACTCAATTCTTGAAGGGCCGGAAGAAATGGACAGCCCATATTATTGTCTCAAAGAATTTCCAGCACATGAACGCATGTATCCAAGCATGATGTCCCCTGAACGTAGAGCTTTGTGGGAACGTAAGCTAAGAGAGATGGAATACGAAAAAGAATATCTTAAGAAAACCAAGCGTAATCTCCACGCTAAGTTTATTTCTCAAAATCCAGAACTGCCACTTGTTAAAGATTTGAGAAACACTCAATACGGGCAGGAATTGCTTGCAGAAGTCGCAAGAAATCAGCCGCGACAACCCGAAACAGGCACAGGAGAAAACATTCGTGATGAACAGAAAAGGGATTCAGTGGATGTTGAAGCAGTCGAAGCATACCAAACAAAATCGTTCTTGATTCCGGATTCGGAAGAAGAGTTTTCGCTACTCGCCACCGAACGAGATGATAATGGCAGAATCATATACACAGGCATCGTTCTCGATCCAGAACCGATTGAGCGTGAATATGAATATGACAACGGCGGTAGACTCAGCAAAGTCCTCTGCGACAACGCTGTCATCGAACATTATCAGTACGGTAAAAACGGTGAACGTTTATTCGCGGAAACTCGGCAGACAAAACCAAGATTGTTTAAGTACGGCCAAAACATGCAACTCCTGCAAGCTGGCGAAGTAAAATATATGTACGACAACCAGGGCCGTATGATCATGAAAACTGATCTCGGACAGGTGACGAGATACTCGTACCTTGAATCCGACCCGCTCCACGAAGTACATCTGCCGGACGGACGAAGAATCGAATATACCTCAGATCCTCTGGGGCGGAGAATTGCGAAATCTATCAATGGTAAAGCTGTTGAAAAATATCTTTGGCAGGATTTGACTACGCTGATCGCCGTGACAGACGGGGAAGGATTAAACCCAAAAGTATTTTCCTATAATGAAGAAGGCGATCCCGTCAGCATGACTTTTGAAGGATGCACCTTTCTTTTTGCTACAAATCAAGTCGGGACTATCTTCATGGTTGCGGACGAAAGAGGTTATGATGTAAAGCGAATTATATATGATTCGTTTGGGAATGTATTACTCGATAGCGGAGTCAGTCTGGATGTATGCCTCGGATTCGCCGCGGGACTGATAGACAAAGATACCGGACTCGTACATTTGGGATATCGTGAATACGACCCTACCATCGGCAGGTTCGTAACTCCCGACCCAATCGGTTTAGCTGGCGGGGATGTGGATGTTTATGGCTACTGCCTCGATGATCCGATTAATTTTCATGACCGGACGGGGCTGGCTGGGGAGAGTGAGGAGTTGGATATTGAGGAAAATAAACACGAACAATTACAACGGAACAAGGCTTTTGTGCGCGGACATTCGACTGACACTCCGAGTCATAAGGTTCATGAAAAGGAAGAAGGATTTTCATCCAGAGTTGGAAATGGCCTTGTGAAGACAGTAAAAGAAACCGGGCGAGCTTTAGGGAAAATAGGCAGCCTTGCTGGCGAAGCTGGAGTTGAACTCGTCGGAGAAGCTTTAGACGAGACACACAAAATTGTCAGTCCAATTACTCATCCTGAGACCAAGAAAAAAGCTGCAACGTATGGCAAAAAAGTAATTCTTGGCGAAACCTCCTTGGGTCAGGAGTTGACTGAATCAATTAAAGACTCTTGGAACAATATGGTTGAAAAAGGAAAAGAAACTGAAAAACATCAGGATGAAGTAAATCATAAAGTTTTTTCAAGTAAATGGAGTGATTTATACAGCAAAAACTCTACGTTACGTAAGCAGAGGGCAAAGGCTATTCAGGAGGCCGTAAGTCCTTCACTGAAAGAGGTTGCTAAGGCTTATTTGGATACTCCTGATGACAGGATGTCGATTGCAATTCCATACCTAAAAAAAGTGAAAAAAGTAATTAAACGCAGTCGGGTTAATAAATAA
- the feoB gene encoding ferrous iron transport protein B: MSDKFFVAVSGQPNCGKSTMFNALTGSTARVGNYPGITVDRTEGNYTKDGVSIRLVDLPGTYSLTSYSMEEVVARNVIVDEKPDVVINMLDATSLERSLYLAVQFMEIGVPVVLGLNMMDEVKKKGIRIDSKKLSKLMGVPVIECVARRGLGTDELMQAVQQVADKTKGKWTPVNISYGHDLDPAIEEMTALIKENEFMTDRYDPHWLAVKYLEEDEIVIKNGRKAGVLAEQLQAIVKRVSDHVQKTLNTYPEAILADYRYGFINSILKQGVISREDNLRFDFSDKVDTVLTHRFLGPIIMIGAMYAMFYVTFTFGAYPQGWVEDAFGWLSSTVSAVLPDGLLKSMLVSGVIDGVGAVMGFTPLILIMFAMLVFLEDLGYMARVAYMVDRVFRMFGLHGMSIMPFIMAGGLPGGCAVPAVMTCRTLRSPKERIATILTAPFMICGAKATAYIMLVSAFYPESATSVMFFLVLISWALALCVGRLLRWTALRGESTPFVMELPPYRLPTIHGVAIHTWDRVWQYIKKAGTVILAISILMWALMTFPQLTAERVDAYEAQRAQVTVESKNWDGSEYQKQVQLDKKLSAIDYLKGEEALKTSYAGRMSNAISPVTNLAGFPWQANISFIGAFAAKEVFVSTMSTAYSLGEEDPDDATTLSQKIAADPAWTPAVIWSVFIFMLVYVPCMVTVAVIIRETNWKWGLFSVFGSLGFGYSLSVLIYQVGTLLGY; encoded by the coding sequence ATGAGTGATAAATTTTTTGTAGCAGTTTCAGGGCAGCCTAACTGCGGTAAAAGCACAATGTTTAATGCTTTAACCGGTTCTACAGCCCGAGTCGGTAATTATCCCGGCATAACTGTTGACCGGACCGAAGGGAATTATACTAAAGATGGTGTTTCGATACGTCTGGTAGACTTGCCCGGAACCTATTCTTTAACTTCTTATTCAATGGAAGAAGTTGTTGCCAGAAATGTTATTGTAGATGAAAAGCCCGATGTTGTTATCAACATGCTTGATGCAACATCTCTGGAAAGAAGTCTTTATCTGGCTGTCCAGTTCATGGAGATAGGTGTTCCTGTTGTTCTCGGCCTTAACATGATGGACGAGGTCAAGAAAAAGGGAATCCGTATAGATTCTAAAAAGCTTTCCAAGCTTATGGGTGTCCCTGTTATCGAATGCGTTGCCCGTCGTGGTCTCGGTACAGATGAATTGATGCAGGCTGTGCAACAGGTGGCCGATAAGACTAAAGGCAAATGGACCCCCGTAAATATTTCATATGGTCATGATCTTGATCCTGCAATTGAAGAAATGACAGCATTGATCAAAGAAAATGAGTTCATGACTGATCGTTATGACCCGCATTGGCTGGCGGTTAAATACCTTGAAGAAGATGAAATTGTTATCAAGAACGGGCGTAAGGCCGGAGTATTGGCGGAACAGTTGCAAGCGATTGTTAAAAGAGTTTCGGACCATGTCCAAAAAACTCTAAACACTTATCCTGAAGCTATTCTTGCCGACTATCGTTACGGGTTTATCAATTCTATTCTTAAGCAGGGCGTTATCAGCCGGGAAGATAACCTTCGATTCGATTTTTCTGACAAGGTTGATACCGTTCTGACTCATAGATTTTTGGGACCGATCATTATGATCGGTGCCATGTATGCAATGTTTTACGTAACATTCACCTTCGGGGCTTATCCGCAGGGTTGGGTTGAAGATGCCTTCGGCTGGTTGTCCTCTACTGTCTCGGCAGTGTTGCCTGACGGATTATTGAAATCCATGCTCGTGTCCGGCGTAATTGACGGAGTCGGGGCTGTTATGGGCTTTACGCCGCTTATTCTGATCATGTTTGCGATGCTCGTTTTCTTAGAAGATCTCGGATACATGGCCCGTGTTGCGTACATGGTAGATAGAGTTTTTCGTATGTTCGGTTTGCACGGAATGTCGATCATGCCATTTATTATGGCGGGTGGACTTCCCGGTGGTTGCGCTGTTCCGGCTGTTATGACTTGCCGTACATTACGGAGTCCTAAAGAAAGAATCGCGACAATCCTGACTGCTCCATTTATGATTTGCGGTGCTAAGGCTACAGCTTATATTATGCTGGTCAGTGCCTTTTACCCTGAGTCCGCAACATCTGTGATGTTCTTTTTAGTGCTTATCTCATGGGCCTTAGCTCTTTGTGTCGGCAGACTTTTGCGCTGGACGGCCTTAAGAGGGGAATCCACTCCATTTGTAATGGAACTTCCGCCTTACAGACTTCCAACTATCCACGGTGTTGCTATTCATACATGGGATAGAGTCTGGCAGTATATCAAGAAAGCAGGGACTGTAATTCTCGCTATTTCAATCCTGATGTGGGCATTGATGACTTTTCCTCAGCTTACTGCTGAAAGGGTTGATGCCTATGAAGCGCAGCGTGCACAGGTTACTGTTGAAAGTAAAAATTGGGATGGATCTGAATATCAGAAACAGGTGCAGCTTGATAAAAAGTTGAGTGCTATTGATTATTTAAAAGGTGAGGAAGCTCTTAAAACCTCATATGCCGGACGCATGAGCAACGCTATATCTCCGGTAACGAATCTTGCGGGCTTCCCATGGCAGGCAAATATATCTTTTATCGGCGCATTTGCCGCGAAAGAGGTTTTTGTCTCCACCATGTCCACTGCCTATTCTCTGGGTGAAGAAGATCCTGATGATGCAACCACTTTGAGTCAGAAAATTGCAGCTGATCCAGCATGGACTCCAGCGGTTATCTGGTCGGTATTCATCTTCATGCTGGTTTATGTGCCGTGTATGGTAACGGTTGCGGTAATCATTAGAGAGACAAACTGGAAGTGGGGACTGTTCTCAGTATTCGGTTCGCTTGGATTTGGTTATTCGCTATCGGTTCTGATTTATCAGGTTGGAACTTTACTAGGGTATTAA
- a CDS encoding FeoA family protein, protein MSVSLRSMTKDQKGVVVSVNVSGELGRRIRDMGLIPGTEFRIVGRAPLKDPVALRMKGFTLTLRNNEADFITVKVEE, encoded by the coding sequence ATGTCAGTTTCACTTAGGTCGATGACTAAAGATCAGAAGGGTGTAGTTGTTTCTGTTAATGTAAGTGGCGAATTGGGGCGCAGGATAAGAGATATGGGGCTGATTCCCGGAACGGAGTTCAGAATTGTGGGACGCGCTCCGCTTAAAGACCCTGTTGCACTTCGTATGAAAGGTTTTACTCTGACTCTTCGGAATAATGAAGCTGATTTTATTACCGTTAAAGTAGAGGAATAA
- a CDS encoding aminopeptidase, which yields MTKLFPYEDLREYAKVLIGALELQLKSPFKNRDIIIIKYDNPATPLAEALFALLIEKHLHPVMETALTPAMKAELYINSSYGQLTFFPPGKTELYDTARGVIRIHAPEEVGAMAEIDPLSIMANKKASNEFRQRLEKRKIYGSLAWTECVYPTQALADKAGFSLEEYTTKLMRACYLNMPSPAQEWKKISEKTSEIALWLSSMDIKTIRIQSELCDLYFSPGANRQWQGSNGGNIPSYEVYISPDCRTVNGYYFADLPSLYMDRMVYGVHLEFSDGIAVRATAMGGEKFLLDQLRADGGARRVGEFSLTDSSFSRVDHFMSQTILDENFGGEFGSCHIALGQSLLETFSGPPEMLDKPFMDALGFNTSNTHWDLVNTEEKIIVANLADGKRKVIYENGVFKI from the coding sequence ATGACAAAACTATTCCCATATGAAGATTTACGCGAGTATGCCAAAGTTCTGATCGGAGCGCTTGAGCTTCAATTAAAAAGCCCGTTTAAAAATCGGGACATCATTATCATAAAATATGACAACCCTGCCACTCCGCTTGCAGAAGCTCTCTTTGCCCTTTTGATCGAAAAACACCTGCATCCGGTTATGGAAACAGCTCTGACACCTGCCATGAAAGCCGAACTATATATAAACTCAAGCTACGGTCAACTGACATTCTTCCCGCCCGGTAAAACAGAGCTGTATGACACTGCCCGCGGAGTTATCAGAATTCATGCACCGGAAGAAGTCGGTGCAATGGCTGAAATTGACCCCCTGTCAATAATGGCTAATAAAAAAGCTTCAAACGAATTCAGACAGCGTCTTGAAAAAAGAAAAATATACGGATCACTGGCATGGACTGAATGTGTTTACCCGACACAGGCTTTAGCGGACAAAGCAGGATTTTCTTTGGAAGAATACACAACCAAGCTAATGCGAGCCTGCTATTTAAACATGCCGTCTCCTGCTCAGGAATGGAAGAAAATTTCAGAAAAAACATCCGAAATAGCCCTCTGGTTAAGCTCAATGGATATCAAAACGATTCGAATACAGTCAGAATTATGTGATTTATATTTTTCTCCGGGAGCAAACAGGCAATGGCAGGGATCGAACGGCGGCAATATTCCCAGTTATGAAGTATACATATCTCCGGACTGCCGCACCGTAAACGGATATTATTTTGCAGACCTCCCTTCATTATATATGGATCGAATGGTATACGGAGTTCATCTCGAATTCTCAGATGGAATTGCTGTCAGAGCAACTGCCATGGGCGGAGAAAAATTCTTGCTGGATCAATTACGCGCGGACGGCGGAGCAAGACGTGTCGGCGAATTCTCTCTAACCGACTCAAGCTTTTCCAGAGTAGATCACTTCATGTCTCAAACTATTTTAGATGAAAACTTCGGAGGAGAATTTGGAAGCTGCCATATTGCCCTTGGCCAATCACTGCTTGAAACTTTCTCCGGTCCACCTGAAATGCTTGATAAACCATTTATGGACGCACTTGGATTCAATACATCCAACACACATTGGGATCTTGTAAATACTGAAGAGAAGATCATTGTTGCAAATTTAGCTGACGGAAAGCGAAAAGTCATATATGAAAATGGAGTATTCAAAATTTAA
- the grpE gene encoding nucleotide exchange factor GrpE → MPGKKDNLEMNEEENVAPEADEAAANEMTLSEDELKALCLEHICSTCDVMEQAKEDRLRAMADSENFKKRLSRETDELKKFAAENILSDLLPILDNLDLALNHAKDLEACKDFVMGVDMTRKLFLETLSRHGLEAVGKPGEDFDPNFHEAMGMAQVAELADGSVAQVMQRGYVLKGRIIRPAKVMVNKLT, encoded by the coding sequence ATGCCTGGAAAAAAAGATAATTTAGAAATGAACGAAGAAGAAAATGTCGCTCCTGAAGCTGATGAAGCTGCTGCAAATGAGATGACTTTGAGCGAAGACGAGCTGAAAGCCCTTTGTCTAGAACATATCTGCTCAACATGCGATGTGATGGAACAAGCCAAAGAAGATCGCTTAAGAGCTATGGCCGACAGTGAAAATTTCAAGAAAAGACTTTCCCGCGAAACCGATGAACTTAAAAAATTCGCTGCGGAAAATATCCTTTCGGATTTACTTCCCATTCTCGATAACCTTGATCTGGCTCTTAATCATGCAAAAGATTTAGAAGCATGCAAGGATTTCGTAATGGGTGTAGATATGACTAGAAAACTTTTTCTGGAAACCCTTAGCAGACACGGTCTCGAAGCGGTTGGAAAGCCCGGTGAAGATTTTGATCCGAACTTTCATGAAGCAATGGGAATGGCTCAAGTTGCAGAACTTGCGGACGGCTCGGTCGCTCAAGTAATGCAACGAGGATATGTTCTGAAAGGCAGAATAATCCGTCCTGCGAAAGTCATGGTTAATAAATTAACCTAA
- the dnaK gene encoding molecular chaperone DnaK gives MGKIIGIDLGTTNSCVYVMEGKDPKCVTNPEGGRTTPSIVAFTNADRLVGEIAKRQSVTNPEKTVFAIKRLMGRQVNSPEVKEWSKHCPYELVDGKGGDAWVEIEGKKYSPSEISAIILQQLKKDAENYLGEEVTEAVITVPAYFNDSQRQATKDAGRIAGLEVKRIINEPTAASLAYGFDKKANEKIAVFDLGGGTFDISILEVGDNVVEVRATNGDTFLGGEDFDHCIIKYLVEEFKRENGIDLSQDRMALQRLKEAGEKAKKELSTSTETEVNLPFITADQNGPKHLMVKISRAKLEKLVGDLVDRTKAPCQKALKDAGLKASDIDEVILVGGMTRMPLVQQKVQELFGKEPNRSVNPDEVVAMGASIQGGILAGDVKDVLLLDVTPLSLGIETMGGVFTQLIERNTTIPSRKSQVFTTAAENQPSVSIHVLQGERPMAGDNMTLGRFELTGIPAASRGVPQIEVTFDIDANGIVKVAAKDMGTGKEQSIQITSSSGLSEDEIEKMVKDAESHAEDDKKKQTLIEARNQADSLIYTTEKSLREVGDNVDAELKIDIEAKAEELKKLLDSDDVEAIKQATEALSQASHKLAEQLYANQNQAGADQGEAGAAGAAEEKAGSSDEDVVDADYTEVK, from the coding sequence ATGGGTAAAATAATTGGAATCGACCTAGGTACAACCAACTCTTGCGTTTACGTAATGGAAGGGAAAGACCCTAAATGCGTAACAAATCCAGAAGGCGGACGAACAACACCTTCTATCGTAGCTTTTACTAACGCAGACCGTCTTGTTGGTGAGATTGCTAAACGCCAGTCTGTAACCAACCCTGAAAAAACTGTCTTCGCGATCAAACGCCTCATGGGCCGTCAGGTAAATTCACCTGAAGTAAAAGAATGGTCAAAACATTGTCCATACGAACTCGTAGACGGAAAAGGCGGAGACGCCTGGGTTGAAATCGAGGGTAAAAAATACAGCCCGTCTGAAATTTCAGCAATCATCCTTCAGCAGCTCAAAAAAGATGCTGAAAACTACCTCGGTGAAGAAGTAACTGAAGCTGTCATCACAGTTCCTGCTTATTTCAATGACTCACAGCGTCAGGCAACAAAAGATGCCGGACGAATTGCAGGTCTCGAAGTAAAACGTATTATCAACGAACCTACTGCTGCTTCCTTAGCTTACGGTTTTGATAAAAAAGCAAACGAAAAAATTGCTGTATTCGACCTCGGTGGCGGTACTTTTGATATCTCCATTCTTGAAGTCGGCGACAATGTTGTTGAAGTTCGCGCAACCAACGGAGACACTTTCCTTGGTGGTGAAGACTTTGACCACTGCATAATCAAATATCTCGTTGAAGAATTCAAACGTGAAAACGGTATTGATCTTTCTCAGGACCGCATGGCTCTACAGCGTCTTAAAGAAGCTGGCGAAAAAGCCAAGAAAGAACTTTCCACTTCCACAGAAACTGAAGTCAACCTGCCTTTCATCACAGCTGACCAGAACGGTCCTAAGCACCTTATGGTTAAAATTTCCCGCGCTAAGCTGGAAAAACTGGTTGGAGACCTTGTTGACCGTACCAAAGCTCCTTGTCAGAAAGCACTTAAAGATGCAGGCCTGAAAGCATCTGACATTGACGAAGTAATCCTCGTCGGTGGTATGACACGTATGCCTCTGGTTCAGCAGAAAGTTCAGGAACTGTTCGGCAAAGAGCCTAACCGCTCCGTGAACCCTGATGAAGTTGTTGCAATGGGTGCATCCATTCAGGGTGGTATTCTCGCCGGTGATGTTAAAGACGTCCTCCTGCTTGATGTTACTCCTCTGTCTCTGGGTATCGAAACAATGGGCGGAGTCTTTACTCAGCTTATTGAAAGAAACACAACTATCCCGAGCCGCAAAAGTCAGGTTTTCACAACTGCAGCTGAAAATCAGCCTTCTGTTTCCATCCATGTACTTCAGGGCGAACGCCCCATGGCTGGTGACAACATGACTCTCGGTCGTTTTGAACTGACCGGAATTCCAGCTGCTTCTCGTGGTGTGCCGCAGATCGAAGTAACCTTTGACATTGATGCTAACGGTATCGTCAAAGTTGCTGCGAAAGACATGGGCACTGGTAAAGAACAGTCCATCCAGATCACCTCTTCATCCGGTCTTTCCGAAGACGAAATTGAAAAGATGGTTAAAGATGCTGAGTCTCACGCTGAAGATGACAAGAAAAAACAGACTCTCATTGAAGCACGCAATCAGGCTGACTCTCTGATCTACACCACTGAAAAATCACTACGTGAAGTAGGCGACAATGTGGATGCAGAACTGAAAATCGACATCGAAGCTAAAGCTGAAGAACTTAAAAAGCTTTTAGACAGCGATGACGTTGAAGCCATTAAGCAGGCTACTGAAGCACTTTCACAGGCTTCTCATAAACTTGCTGAACAGCTTTATGCCAACCAGAATCAGGCTGGTGCTGATCAGGGTGAAGCAGGAGCTGCCGGTGCTGCAGAAGAAAAAGCTGGCTCAAGCGACGAAGATGTTGTTGACGCTGACTACACCGAAGTAAAATAA
- a CDS encoding penicillin-binding protein activator → MNHEKSFRLFSHIFALVLVAAILSTTTSCVSLQKQPISSTISTQMLSTNELIKTADQAWFKKDYIASELYYTRLLERTDVPKRIILPALERLSVSSYKSGHYHEAKARLEQWKQQSPEALSSEVWQKCYFDSLFAIKNFSTLRTHLAGTMENGALPWDIRSQAGKNLSSLDHNEESLAALERLYSIAPNDDDRKELESWFIASLGSKSDQELKNNSELISGGNNLKFPYELILFEKAIRQSSAQEYWPMAWRTMSGIVHRGQIVDKHLFNKIISTLEAKYGIPRVGIALVLPISGRFQDYGWKIIRGAGAAQWELTKAGLDVDVQVINTEEAGWVERVQNLPPWYTVLGGPINVKAFKELEQSETYAEKVTFSFLAKPGNLEEGKQAWRFFSSPEDQIRASLDLAINDLGITDFAVLYPQEKFGRQMSKIFWNMAKSRGAKITGMESYPPNDFPKWGKVVGKLVKAPEKKAENEADGLDEDAPLTETDFGAVFIPDTWRQAQLLIPHFFFHEADTLVFLGPELWSQALNSARDVEAHNLKLTVAPGAWWSASEGAVRLKEVMNREGLGTPDFWVALGYDFIKFSSKLGTFSPGWTPEIVNERIADAQHIDFSLAPIHWDADGKANQKLFLFRPERNGKTRIDASIVKSTLANAKNRRARRIKAWDETQAKLNDKNGAETKPQ, encoded by the coding sequence ATGAATCACGAGAAATCCTTCCGGCTTTTCTCTCATATTTTCGCCCTAGTTCTGGTTGCTGCAATCTTAAGCACAACTACAAGCTGCGTGTCGCTCCAAAAGCAACCGATCAGCTCCACTATTTCTACTCAAATGCTATCCACAAATGAGTTGATTAAGACCGCCGACCAAGCATGGTTTAAAAAAGATTATATTGCCAGTGAGCTATATTACACCCGTCTTCTTGAACGCACCGATGTTCCTAAAAGAATCATTCTGCCGGCTCTCGAAAGACTTTCTGTAAGCTCATACAAATCGGGCCACTATCACGAAGCAAAAGCAAGACTTGAGCAGTGGAAACAGCAATCGCCCGAGGCTTTAAGCTCTGAAGTATGGCAAAAGTGCTACTTTGATTCTCTTTTCGCCATTAAGAATTTTTCGACGCTTAGAACACACCTTGCCGGAACTATGGAAAATGGTGCTCTCCCTTGGGACATCCGTTCACAGGCAGGTAAAAATCTTTCCAGTCTTGATCATAATGAAGAATCTTTAGCCGCTCTGGAAAGACTTTATTCTATTGCTCCGAACGACGATGATCGAAAAGAACTAGAAAGTTGGTTCATCGCAAGTCTGGGTTCAAAATCTGATCAAGAACTTAAAAACAATTCTGAACTCATCTCAGGCGGTAATAATTTAAAATTTCCCTACGAGCTGATTCTTTTTGAAAAAGCGATCAGACAATCTTCCGCCCAAGAATACTGGCCAATGGCATGGCGGACAATGTCCGGTATTGTTCACCGTGGTCAAATTGTAGACAAACATTTATTTAATAAAATAATTTCAACACTTGAAGCCAAATACGGAATTCCACGCGTAGGTATAGCTTTAGTACTCCCTATATCCGGGCGTTTTCAGGATTACGGCTGGAAAATAATTCGCGGAGCAGGTGCGGCGCAATGGGAACTGACCAAAGCCGGACTCGATGTGGATGTACAGGTAATCAATACCGAAGAAGCTGGATGGGTTGAACGGGTTCAAAACTTACCGCCATGGTACACTGTTCTTGGCGGACCTATTAATGTTAAAGCTTTCAAAGAGCTGGAACAATCTGAAACCTATGCGGAAAAAGTTACTTTTTCATTTCTGGCTAAGCCCGGAAATCTCGAAGAAGGAAAACAGGCTTGGAGATTTTTCTCCAGCCCCGAAGATCAGATCCGCGCTTCTCTCGACTTAGCAATTAATGATCTTGGAATTACTGATTTTGCAGTTCTCTACCCTCAGGAGAAATTCGGACGGCAGATGTCTAAGATCTTCTGGAATATGGCAAAATCCCGCGGCGCTAAAATCACCGGAATGGAATCGTATCCTCCCAACGATTTCCCCAAATGGGGTAAAGTCGTCGGCAAACTTGTCAAAGCTCCTGAAAAAAAAGCTGAAAATGAAGCTGACGGACTGGATGAAGACGCTCCACTTACTGAAACAGACTTCGGAGCAGTATTTATTCCTGACACATGGCGTCAGGCACAGCTCTTAATTCCGCATTTTTTCTTTCACGAAGCAGACACACTGGTCTTTCTCGGACCTGAATTGTGGAGTCAGGCTCTGAACTCTGCAAGAGACGTCGAAGCTCATAACCTTAAGCTGACCGTTGCTCCGGGAGCATGGTGGTCCGCCAGCGAAGGGGCCGTACGTCTAAAAGAAGTAATGAATCGCGAAGGACTGGGCACCCCTGATTTCTGGGTTGCACTAGGCTATGATTTCATTAAATTCTCAAGCAAACTCGGAACGTTCTCTCCCGGATGGACCCCTGAAATTGTAAATGAAAGAATTGCTGATGCACAGCATATAGATTTCAGTCTGGCCCCTATTCACTGGGACGCTGATGGAAAAGCTAATCAAAAGCTATTCCTGTTCCGCCCAGAACGTAATGGAAAAACCAGAATTGATGCTTCTATCGTAAAAAGCACACTTGCTAATGCGAAAAACAGAAGAGCTAGACGAATTAAAGCCTGGGATGAAACACAGGCTAAACTTAACGATAAAAACGGTGCAGAAACTAAGCCTCAATAA
- the gatC gene encoding Asp-tRNA(Asn)/Glu-tRNA(Gln) amidotransferase subunit GatC, which produces MKLSTEEVARVASLARLDLSEEKTEIFAGQLHNILTYMDKLNEIDTSNVEPMFSPVEHTTVLRKDIVVKEHTRDEILANAPDSDGQYFIVPRIV; this is translated from the coding sequence ATGAAACTCAGTACTGAGGAAGTTGCGCGCGTAGCCAGTCTGGCTCGTCTGGATTTATCAGAAGAAAAAACTGAAATATTCGCAGGACAATTGCATAATATTCTGACCTATATGGACAAGCTCAACGAGATTGACACAAGTAATGTCGAACCTATGTTCAGCCCGGTTGAGCACACGACTGTTCTGCGTAAAGATATTGTCGTCAAAGAGCACACCAGAGATGAAATTCTCGCCAATGCACCTGATTCTGACGGTCAATACTTTATTGTTCCCAGAATAGTATAA